The Flavobacteriales bacterium genome segment GTGAGTTCGACGGGATTTTGAACGTTGGTGATCACGATCTCATCGGCATCACTGTCTCCATCACCTTTTTCCTTAACGGCGCTTTCTTCAAGGCTAATGGTTTCCCTGACCGGCTTTTTCAGTTCAACTTTCTGGGAAGCTTCTTTTAAAGATTTTTCAGACTGGAATTCACGCAGCAGCAGGTCATAGCTTTCCGGTGTGAGTTTGCTATTCGGATTGGCCTCAACTTTATGTCCCTTCTTATCGAGGAACTCCACAATGGTGGCAATACCGATATTCAGTTCCCGGGCTACCTTGCTTAATCGTTTTACTGCTGCTTCTTCTGACATAATTAATTCACTCGTTTTTTAAGTATGAATCCGGGCTGACGGCTATTCGTCAAACTCGGATCTCAGAATGGAAATAACATCCTTGATCGTTTCCTCTTCCAGATCCGTTCTGGTGATCAGGTCTTCGACGCTGAGTTCCAATACGCTTTTGGCGGTATCGCAACCGACATTTTTCAGCTCGTCGATGATCCAGCTTTCGATCTCATCGGCAAATTCTTCGAGATCCACATCTTCATTATCCGAATCGGTATCCCGGTAAACATCGATCTCATAGCCGGTGAGTTTACCCGCCAGTTTAATGTTATGTCCGCCTTTACCGATGGCCAGGCTTACCTGATCAGGTTTCAGGAAGACCTCGGCCCGTTTCACATCTTCCTTGATATTAATGGAAGATATTTTGGCGGGGCTGAGTGAACGTGTGATAAACAGGTTCACGTTGTTGGTATAGTTGATCACATCGATATTCTCATTGCGAAGTTCACGAACGATCCCATGGATACGGGACCCTTTCATTCCGACGCAGGCACCCACCGGATCAATCCGATCATCGTAGGATTCCACAGCCACCTTGGCTCTTTCACCCGGTTCACGCACAATCTTCTTAATGGTGATCAGGCCGTCAAAAATTTCCGGCACCTCCAGTTCGAAGAGACGCTCAAGGAAAACAGGCGATGTTCTTGAAAGAACGATTACCGGGCTGTTGTTTTTCATATCCACTCGAAGCACGATGGCCCGGATGGTATCTCCTTTTTTGAAGTAGTCGGAAGGGATTTGTTCAGACTTCGGAAGGATCAGTTCATTGCCTTCGTCGTCGAGGATCAGGATTTCACGTTTCCAGATCTGGTATACCTCACCGGTAACGATATCTCCGACGCGGTCCTTGTATTTACGGTAGATGCTGTCTTTCTCCAGTTCCAGAATCCTGGACACCAGGTTTTGTCTGGCTGCGAGAATGGCCCTTCTTCCGAAATCAAGAAAGCGCACCTCTTCTGATACCTCTTCACCAATCTCAAAGTCGGGTTCGATTCTCAAAGCTTCGGATAAAGGAATCTGTGTCGTATTATCTTCCACTTCCTCATCCGGTACGATGGTCCGGTTTCTCCATGCCTCAAGGTCTCCTTTGTCGATGTTGATGACGATATCAAAATTCTCATCACTGCCATACTTACGTTTGAGCATATTCCGGAAGACTTCTTCCAGGATGCTCATCATGGTTTCCCTGTCTATATTCTTCAGTTCTTTAAATTCACCGAAGGACTCGATCAGATTCACATTTTGCATAGCGCTTCTGTTAATTATACAGGTTTAATCAAATGACCACTTTTACTTTTGCCGATGCAATATCCTCCATGGATATTGTCACATCGGAATCTTCCGTGGCTTCTGTTTTTGACTTCTTTTTATTTCCTTTTTTTATTTCCTTTTGAAGGGTCAATGTTTCGGGCGTGACTGCACTTAAAGTCCCTCTAACTGCTTCTCCATTCTTCAGTTGTACTTCAAGGGCCCGGCCGATATTTTTCCGGTATTGTCTTTCGAGCCTCAACGGTTCGCCCAATCCCGGCGATGACACTTCCAGTGCATAATCTTCCTGGTCCCTATCGAACCGTTTCAGTAAAAAACGGTTGATCTCCACACACTGATCGATGGTAATGCCTTCATCGCCATCCACCAGCACTTTGATGCGGTTACCGTCCTTCACATCCACCAGCACTGTAAACAAAGGAGTACCTGAAAGTTTTTCCTCCAACGCTTGTTCTATGTCAACCTTTGCAATCACTGCTCTCAAAAAAACCGGCAAATAAAAGAGGGGACCATGTCCCCTCTCAATTTTTCCATTATTTCCGCATGCAAATATATGCATTTTTCCGTTCCGCGCAAGCACGGTGGCGTCCGAACTATTCCTGAGTCACTTTCACACCATTCTTAAACCTGATCTTTTTCACCAGCTTTCCCTTTTCATCGAAATACTCATGTACACCATCCTGAACCCCATCTTTATAAGGACCTTTGTTGCGCACCTGGTTTCCGTATTCATAATAGGTGATTCTCATCCCGTTCAGGCGTCCATCTTTGTAGTTGTCTTCCTGAAACTTATTCCCATTCTCATGCCAGTACTCACAAGTCCCGTGTTTTCTGCCATTGGCAAAGCGCTCCACCGACTTGGTTTTTCCATTCTCAAACCAATAGGTCCATACGCCATCCTGTACACCCTCTTTATAGGAACCTTCGATTTCCTTGTTCCCGTTCTGATACCAATACGTCCAGGTTCCGGTTTTGATCTGGTCATTATATTGACCGGCATAGTTTTGTTTACCGTTATCGAACCATCCCTGCCAATCCCCATGCAAACGGCCCTGGTTGAATGAGCCTTTGTCTTTCATTTGTCCATTCTGATACCATGAGGTCCATTCCCCTTGTTCT includes the following:
- a CDS encoding translation initiation factor IF-2 gives rise to the protein MSEEAAVKRLSKVARELNIGIATIVEFLDKKGHKVEANPNSKLTPESYDLLLREFQSEKSLKEASQKVELKKPVRETISLEESAVKEKGDGDSDADEIVITNVQNPVELT
- the nusA gene encoding transcription termination/antitermination protein NusA; its protein translation is MQNVNLIESFGEFKELKNIDRETMMSILEEVFRNMLKRKYGSDENFDIVINIDKGDLEAWRNRTIVPDEEVEDNTTQIPLSEALRIEPDFEIGEEVSEEVRFLDFGRRAILAARQNLVSRILELEKDSIYRKYKDRVGDIVTGEVYQIWKREILILDDEGNELILPKSEQIPSDYFKKGDTIRAIVLRVDMKNNSPVIVLSRTSPVFLERLFELEVPEIFDGLITIKKIVREPGERAKVAVESYDDRIDPVGACVGMKGSRIHGIVRELRNENIDVINYTNNVNLFITRSLSPAKISSINIKEDVKRAEVFLKPDQVSLAIGKGGHNIKLAGKLTGYEIDVYRDTDSDNEDVDLEEFADEIESWIIDELKNVGCDTAKSVLELSVEDLITRTDLEEETIKDVISILRSEFDE
- the rimP gene encoding ribosome assembly cofactor RimP: MRAVIAKVDIEQALEEKLSGTPLFTVLVDVKDGNRIKVLVDGDEGITIDQCVEINRFLLKRFDRDQEDYALEVSSPGLGEPLRLERQYRKNIGRALEVQLKNGEAVRGTLSAVTPETLTLQKEIKKGNKKKSKTEATEDSDVTISMEDIASAKVKVVI